The following is a genomic window from Bacillota bacterium.
AACCCGTACCCAAGTATCCACCAACGCAAACACCATGGGAGTAATATGTACTTTTTTAACACCCAAGGTCCTTGAGCGCTAAGTAATATTATTATGCACTCAAACCGCGGGTGTTGGCCCGCGGTGTTTTATTTTGCACGGACGTACAGGAAATTTCCCTGTACATCTGTACGCAGCCGCGGGCAAGCCCGCGGTTTTTTGTGTTTCGAGGAGGAATGAAGGATGAAAAAATATTTATCAACGATTAAACTTTCTGCTACCCGCGCCTTTGATGGCGGCGTTTTGTACATCCTCAGCAACTATGTGCTACAGGTAGCACAAATGATTATTCTCATGCTAATTTGGAGGTCGCTTGCTGCCCAGGGCGCCGACCTTGGCGGTTTTACGTTGGAACAATTACTTGTCTATACATTGCTTTCATCGATATTCAGGGAGCAGCTAAATATCACCACCCCGGCAACGACAGCTTTCTGGGAAGGCGCGATTATTTCCCGCTATACTCGCCCGGCGCCTGTGTTGGCCCAGCTGACTTCAGAGACTATCGGCAGCTGGATTCCCGGTCTTCTGCTATACACCCTGCCGATGCTAATAGCTGCTCCATTCCTGAACATTGAGTTTTTCTCCAGCATGCTTGCCAATGGTCCCCTATTCCTTGTTAGTTTCACCCTTGCCCTGGCTTTGGGTTTTGCCTTTGATTATCTGTTTGCATCGCTGGTCATCCACCTGAAGAACGCCAATTACACTGCCTACGCGATTAGACAGGCGATTATCAGACTGTTTTCCGGCGCCATTATTCCCTTTGCGCTTTTGCCCTGGGGCCTAGGCAACATTCTGGAGCTTCTGCCCTTTGGTTCAATTGCCAGCGCGCCGCTCCTGATTTTTGTCGGCGCCGGCGATATCTGGCGTTTGCTCGGCTTGCAAATCTTTTGGAACCTAGTCCTCTGGCCGGTGGCGTTACTTGCGTTCCGGCGCAGCGAAGAAAGGATGGTGTCCTATGGGGGGTGAAATCAGACAGTTATTACGCCTCTGGGGTGCCTACGCCCGGCTTGACCTGACTTGGTTTTTGCGAGACACAAAATACTGCATCTATAACATTATTGCCGACACTGTATCTAGTCTTTCAGCAATCGCCGGCGTGTTCCTGCTGGCAGAACAATTTGGCGGGATTGGCGGTATGGATAAACTGCAAATATTGTTCATGTTGGGGTACGCGACAATCTGCGATGGAATCATCTTGATGTTTTTCTCTATGAATAACATTGCCTGGATTAGCCGCCTGATTGGTCGCGGCCAATTAGATCATCGCCTGATACAACCCGTGCCGCTTTGGAAGCAATTTTTAACCGAGGGCTTCATCCCGGTGTCTGGAAACAGCATGCTCCTATGTGGAATCGGTATTACCATCTACGCGGCGTCCCAACTTGGCCTGACAATCAGCGGGCCTTGGTTGCTGCAATTTGTGTTTCTAATGCTTTGCTCCGTAGCGGTTATTCTCAGTTGTTCCTTTATTGCCGGCAGTGTGGCCTTCTATGCCCCGGTGGCGGGAGAGGAAATTTCCACAACTGCGATAAGTTTGTTTGCAGCCCTAAAAAGCTTTCCTTTAGACGGCCTCTCAACAGCCGCCCGAACGGTGCTATGCACAGTGCTGCCGGTGGGCATGGCGGCCTGGTTTCCTGCCAATCTACTGTTGGGCCTGCCTCCTGCAGGGTTTCCCGAGACCCTGCTGATTATCCTGACAATTATCTTCACGCTCACAGCCTCAACGCTGTTTAGGAAAGGAATGAAACATTATGCAAAAAACGGTTCAATCCGCTATGCAGACCGGGGACACCACCGTTAGACTTAACAGGGTCTCTAAGGAATTTGTGCAATGGCAACGCTCCGGAAAAGCGACAGAAATCCTCAAAAATCTGTTTCACCCCCAACAACGGGTGATTTCCGCGTTGAAAAACCTCTCGCTGGAAATAAAAAAAGGTGAGTTTGTCGCCTACGCCGGTGCCAATGGTGCCGGCAAGAGCACAACGATTAAGATTCTATCTGGAATCATGCAACCCACCCGGGGCCAGGTCTCGGTCCTGGGCTTAAGGCCGGAGCGCGACCGGGTGCGCCTGATGCGGCGAGTGGGCATTGTCTTTGGACAACGCACCGAGCTCTGGTGGGATCATCCTGTGGCTGCGAGCTTTGAGTGGAAAAAAAACGTCTGGGACATACCGGAACAGAAATACCGGGCTAATCTGGCGCTGGTTACTGAACTCCTGGGTTTGGGTGACCTCCTCAATACCTTTGCCCGGGAACTAAGCCTTGGCCAGCGCATGCGCGCAGATTTGGCACTGATGCTGCTCCATGAACCGGAACTGATTTTCCTCGATGAACCAACCCTGGGATTGGATGTATTGGCTAAACGACAAATGATTGACTTCCTCAAGCGTATCAATCAGGAACGTCAAACCACTATAGTGGTAACCAGCCATGACATGGATGACCTGGAGGAGATGGCCCAGCGAATCGTCCTGCTCTCCAAAGGTGAGCTGGCATTCGATGGCAGCTTTGAAGAGTTGCGGGCGATTGCCGGGAATATCTGTCGCATCCGCCTCACCCGCAGCCACAACGGCGTCCTGAAATTTAACGGTGGCCAGTTGATTACGCAACAGAATAATATCTACGAGTATGAATTTGATACCTCGCAAACGCCGATGCAAACAATTTTCACCCAGATCTCTGCCCTAAGTGGAATTATGGACATCGAAATCCGGAAGGCCCCCATTGAACAAATCGTCGCCGGCCTCTACAATCAGTGGCGTGTATCTGCGAAGTAGCTGGCAAATCTTGACGCAAATAAAGGGTCTCTCAGCGTGAGAGACCCTTTATATTTATTCCGGTCGGGGGATGTCAGTGATTGTAAAGCTATATTCAACAGTCTCCGACGCCCACAGGTCGACAGCAACTGTTTTAGGAGGTGGCGATGCAACTGCTGCGGTGCCAAGCGCCAAAACTAGCACCAATGACAACAAAATAATCCTTTTCAATCGATGGCCTCCTCATCAGTAATTAACAGCAATTTAAATCTATTTATCCTGAATGCGCCCGAGATACTCCCCCTTTTTAGAGAATACTTTAAGATGCGGAAAGTATCTCCCAGAAAGTATTAACAATGTATGCAAAATTGAATACTAGAATGCCTGTCTTAAAAAAATAAAAAAGAGCAGCTTTGCTGCCCTAATTATCGCTGCTGGTATAACTATGCAAAATATCCTTTAAACCTTCAGTTACGCGGATTTCTCCGTCAGGCATCACCCAAAATGCTTCCACGTCATCCAGACTGTCAGCCAAAGCACGACTCTTCTCATATGGCAGCAGGAAAAGCTCTGTCGAAACCAGGTCAGCATAACCGGAATCTTCACACACCACCGTTACGGCGCGATAATAATCGGCTGGCATTAATGTCACCGGATCGATTAGATGATGGTACTTTTGTCCATCGACATAGTAGTATCGCTGATAGTCACCACTGCTGACAACAGCGCCATCATTAATATAGACCGTGTCTAAATTCCTATCGGCAGATACCAAATGACTGTCGGGATCAAAAATACCCACACTCCAGTGAGCACGCTGACCGCCCAGGGGTTGTCCTATGGTGCGAATGTTGCCGCCGGCATTGATTGCGCCGGATTCCAGGCCAGCGGCCGTCAATTCCCTACCCACCAGCTCGGCGGCATACCCCTTGGCAATCGCGCCTATATCGAGACGCATTCCCACTTCGCTTAAGAAGACAGTGTTATTTTCCTCATCCAATTGGACATTTTCCATTACAGCTAATTCTTCTGCCTGACGCAATGCTTTTATGGGAGGTATTTGCGCGGTTTCGGGAAAATCCAGGCCCTCGGTGCGGTAATCATGCCATATCTTTAGCACCGGTCCCAGGGTAATATTCATTCGTCCATGGTGCGCAAAATACCACTCCTTGGATATTTTGATCAAATCAAATAATTCCTGCGCAACGGCCACCGGTTCAATGCCGGCATTATCATTGATAGTTTTTATATTGTTCACACCTGGATAATCATTATAGAGATCATAGAGCTTGTGCAGCTCCTGAAAACGTGCCTGAACGCTTGAGAAGTAAGAATCAAACTCTGCTTCGGTCTTTGTATAGGCAACAAATGATACCATCGTATCGAAAGTATCATAAAAACTGTTGGTGTAGCGAGTGAATTCAGATTCCTGGTCGGGTTCACAACCCGTTCCGAGCGTAATAAATATGGAAACAACAAGCATTGCCACAAATGCATTCTTCAAAGCTCTCACCCCCTGTGAGATAAAATCACTCCCCCCGCCCGGGGGGAGTGAAAGTGATTACATGAACTTAGTTACGGTTTGCGTATGCTTTTTCGACAGCCGCGATATAACTTTCAACGGTGATTGTAACAGCTGAGGTCAGCTCGGGCACATCAGGAACATGCTGGTGGGCTTCGTCAACAACTTTGACGTTCAGATTCTTGATCTCTTCGATAGTCTGGCCAACCATCCACTCTTCAAAAGCGGCGATTTGCTCAAACCACTCTTTGTCGATGTCGGAAACCCGCTTCATGTTGTAGTCATATTTCAGTTCCTTCTTGGTCTTAATTTGTGCATTCCGGTTGGCTACCTTGCCGTCTTCATCAAAGGGAATGCGGACCTGGGCGTTGTCAATCTGGGTGCCAACAACCTTGCCGTCCTTGTCAAAAGCGGTTCCGGCATAAGTGGTGTCTACCTGAGCTTGGGCAGTAACTTCTTCACTAGCGTCACGGGACCTGGCCATGCTAATGGTGTGTCCTAAGCCAATGGTGTCGATTCCGCTGTATTCCACTGCATTTTCCCATGCCTTTTCAAGCGCGGCAATGTAGCTTTCGACAGTAATTGTTACAGTTGAAGTGAGCTCAGGAACATCGGGAACGTGCTGATGGGCATCGTCAACGACCTTAACTTCTAGATTCTTGACTTCCTCAACAGTTTTGCCAATCATCCACTCTTCAAAAGCGGCGATTTGCTCAAACCACTCTTTATCGATGTCGGAAACCCGCTTCATATTGTAGTCGTATTCCAGTTCCTTCTTAGTCCGGATGGTGGCGTTGCGATCGGTAGTGACCTTCATGTCTTCATCAAAGGCGACTCTAACCTGGGCAACGTCGATTTGAACCGCGGTGATTTTGCCATCTTTGTCAAAGGCTGCTACGGCGATGGTGGTGTCAACCTGGGCTTGTGCTGTTTGCTCGTCAGAAGCATCCCGTGATTTATCTATAGATGTAACAGAGCCAACACCCATTTTAACAGCGCCATCATCTGATGAACAACCGGTGAAAACTACTGCGAACATACTGAGTGCCAAAAAAACTACAAGAGCTTTTTTCATGTGATTACCTCCCTAGATTATGTTATTGATTTCACAAGTTCATATTAGCACAACGTGAAATTTGTTACAATACATTTATGTAAACTCTGATAAATTATTTTTCACAGCAAAAAAAAGAGCAGCCGTGGCTGCTCGTTTCCCATTTATTTTCGCGATAAAGCGAGGGTGCCAATTGTCAAAAAGGCGCCTGCGACCCAGATAAAATTCGCCTGGAAAAAGTGGACCGCTTTTCCCACAGCTGGAATGACTTTGATTACCCTGCCGACTACGTCTTCACTGAAGATCGTCTTCTTGTCAGGAGTGGCATTGGCGTCGCCCTGGGTGCGATAACCCGTCCGCCCAGTATTATCAAAATCGGGATTGACTTCAATGATTCTATGAGTTGTGATGCTGCCGTATTCCCGGCTGTAGTAAGTTATAATATCACCTGCGGCCAACTCGTCGGCGCCAACTCGTTTGACTACAGCAAGGCTGCCCAGAGAAACCGTGGGTTCCATGCTACCGCCGGTGACATGAAAGAGCGTATATGCCGTTATGCCTCCACCGGAAGAAAAATTTCGGGCAAAGGCAACGCCGGCAAACAACAAACCGGTGAGCAACAATATAACAACCACAATCCGTACAATCTTTTTCATTGCTATTGCCCCCCTTTTTATCAGTGTATCTTGCACGGGAACTTTCTAGTATTAGCACAATGCCCACCAGGCGTGGGAACTATGCGTATAAAGTACTTGGGCTTTCCCCAATTACTGCTGGATTATTGCTAATATTTTTGGGCATAAAAAAAAGCCTCATTCAATTGAGGCTTTATCATTTTGCTGCAGGCCAATCTTCTCTGCGAAACGAAGCATTTCCGCGTCATTTGTCAAGCGCAGCTTCTCTTTTATCGAACCTTTATGCCTGTCCACAGTCTTCGGACTGATAAACAACAAATTAGCAATTTCTTTGCGGCTATGGCCCCGGGCATAAAGCTGGAACACCTCCCGTTCCCGGGAACTCAGGTTCTCATATGCCTTTTGAGCAACGTCTTGTTGGGGTTGGCTGAGAAAATCGTCGACCACCGGCTGTAACACCGCCGGACTCAAAAACACTTTGTTCTTCTGGGCCGCATCCATTGCCAATTTTAATTCTTCATAGGCGCTGTCTTTTACTACATAGCCATTGGCGCCGTTTTTTAGCGCCTGCCGGGCATAAACACCATTCGCGTGCATCGATAGAACTATCACTTTTGTGTTTGGATTCTTCTTTTTAATTTGATATGTAGCTTCCAGACCATTGATTCCTGGCATTTCTATGTCGATTATCACCATGTCAGGGTCCAGCTTGTCGATTAAGCGCACCGCTTCCAGACCATCACCCGACTCCTCGATAATCTCCACGGCGGAGTCTTTCTCCAATAATGACCGCAAGCCCTGGCGAAAAATCGGATGATCATCGGCCAACAAGACTTTCATTGCTCCACACCTCCAATGGGAACAGTAAATATTATCAGGGTACCCTGCTCCGGCCGGGAATGAATCTGCAGGCTGCCAGCCAACAAGTTTACTCGTTCCCGCATTCCCTTTAAGCCCAAACTGTCGCTGCTTAAGGCAGCGCTGACATCAAAACCAACACCGTTGTCTGCGATGCGCAACTTGACATCATCCTTTCCCATCTCAAAATTTATGTCCACCTCTGTTGCCTGGGAATGACGCCGGACATTGGTAAGGGCCTCCTGCAAGCATCTATAGAGCGCAAGACTGACGATCCGGGTCAGCTGCCGGCAATCATCGGAACAGTGAAACCTAATTCGCAAAGCTGAGCGTGCCTGTATGCTCTCCACTAGACCCTGGGCCGCAGAGCAAAAGTCCTCATTTTCCAGGGCGGGCGGCCTCAACATGCCCGCTGTATTGCGGGTGCTGTTTATAGCGCCTTGCACCAAATCAATTGTTGCAAGATACCGGGAGCGCAGCTCCGAATTCCCAGCAATCAATTCCTCGCCCATAAGCTGCAAATCCAACTTGAGCGTCGTCAATGCCATTCCCACTTCATCGTGCAGGTCTCTGGCGATGCGTTCCCGCTCTTCTTCAAATGCTGTCAGTAACCGCAGGGATAAGTGACGCAATTCTTTATAGCTGATATTGAGCCGACGTTCAGCTTCGATTTTTTCCTGCTGCAATTTGCTCATAGACAACAGACGTTGAATACGATATAGAAGCTCCTGCCAGTTCATCGGCTTGACAATAAAATCCTCTGCACCGGCCTCAAAAACCTTGTCAATTGTGTCCCCCGCCTCCATACCGGTAAAGGCCAGCACTGGA
Proteins encoded in this region:
- a CDS encoding ATP-binding cassette domain-containing protein yields the protein MQKTVQSAMQTGDTTVRLNRVSKEFVQWQRSGKATEILKNLFHPQQRVISALKNLSLEIKKGEFVAYAGANGAGKSTTIKILSGIMQPTRGQVSVLGLRPERDRVRLMRRVGIVFGQRTELWWDHPVAASFEWKKNVWDIPEQKYRANLALVTELLGLGDLLNTFARELSLGQRMRADLALMLLHEPELIFLDEPTLGLDVLAKRQMIDFLKRINQERQTTIVVTSHDMDDLEEMAQRIVLLSKGELAFDGSFEELRAIAGNICRIRLTRSHNGVLKFNGGQLITQQNNIYEYEFDTSQTPMQTIFTQISALSGIMDIEIRKAPIEQIVAGLYNQWRVSAK
- a CDS encoding FAD:protein FMN transferase is translated as MLVVSIFITLGTGCEPDQESEFTRYTNSFYDTFDTMVSFVAYTKTEAEFDSYFSSVQARFQELHKLYDLYNDYPGVNNIKTINDNAGIEPVAVAQELFDLIKISKEWYFAHHGRMNITLGPVLKIWHDYRTEGLDFPETAQIPPIKALRQAEELAVMENVQLDEENNTVFLSEVGMRLDIGAIAKGYAAELVGRELTAAGLESGAINAGGNIRTIGQPLGGQRAHWSVGIFDPDSHLVSADRNLDTVYINDGAVVSSGDYQRYYYVDGQKYHHLIDPVTLMPADYYRAVTVVCEDSGYADLVSTELFLLPYEKSRALADSLDDVEAFWVMPDGEIRVTEGLKDILHSYTSSDN
- a CDS encoding signal peptidase I — translated: MKKIVRIVVVILLLTGLLFAGVAFARNFSSGGGITAYTLFHVTGGSMEPTVSLGSLAVVKRVGADELAAGDIITYYSREYGSITTHRIIEVNPDFDNTGRTGYRTQGDANATPDKKTIFSEDVVGRVIKVIPAVGKAVHFFQANFIWVAGAFLTIGTLALSRK
- a CDS encoding response regulator transcription factor, with the protein product MKVLLADDHPIFRQGLRSLLEKDSAVEIIEESGDGLEAVRLIDKLDPDMVIIDIEMPGINGLEATYQIKKKNPNTKVIVLSMHANGVYARQALKNGANGYVVKDSAYEELKLAMDAAQKNKVFLSPAVLQPVVDDFLSQPQQDVAQKAYENLSSREREVFQLYARGHSRKEIANLLFISPKTVDRHKGSIKEKLRLTNDAEMLRFAEKIGLQQNDKASIE
- a CDS encoding response regulator, with product MSENDNITVLVADDKRATRTLISKVLKREGYNVVEAVNGLDVLHLVSSASPRIILMDLQMPEMDGLTACTHLKQSPRNKQIPVLAFTGMEAGDTIDKVFEAGAEDFIVKPMNWQELLYRIQRLLSMSKLQQEKIEAERRLNISYKELRHLSLRLLTAFEEERERIARDLHDEVGMALTTLKLDLQLMGEELIAGNSELRSRYLATIDLVQGAINSTRNTAGMLRPPALENEDFCSAAQGLVESIQARSALRIRFHCSDDCRQLTRIVSLALYRCLQEALTNVRRHSQATEVDINFEMGKDDVKLRIADNGVGFDVSAALSSDSLGLKGMRERVNLLAGSLQIHSRPEQGTLIIFTVPIGGVEQ